The Anopheles maculipalpis chromosome 3RL, idAnoMacuDA_375_x, whole genome shotgun sequence genomic sequence CGGTTGGCGCACTTGGACGCGCGGCCTCAACCGCTTTCTTGGTGCGTTGCGGAATGTTTTCGATGTGGTGTCTTGCTGTAACAAGCTAACGCGGGTGGACCGAGCGGTACGATCTCTAGTCCGTGGTCAAAAAGTAACCTCGTGCAGGAAGTGGTGTTGtgcagaaattgaaaaaagcgCAAGATTTTGATGTTAACCTTCAAAAGTGTATGTGTACTGAACGCAACAGAATATGCATCCAAAGTGCAACGGGTGTGTGTGAAGCAGCGAAAGGGAGACGCTTTTATCGTTCGGCGACAGCTGATGCTGCATTCGTGAAACAATCTATCTAGTGGCCTTTAAAAAAAGCTACCGGTAAGCTATTCGAAGAAAAGCTCGTACGTTACCATGGTTACTCGTCGATCCGGTGTGTGACGTGTGACGAAAACGGTCGACATTTACAGAAACAGGGAAGCGAAAGAGAgtcaaagagagagagagagagagagagagagagagagagagagagagagagagagagagagagagagagagagagagagagagagagagagagaaagcaacttttattttcgtttggcTTTTATTTCGGCACCGAACTTCTTCGGCTGACctcatttccttttcccaaAGGGGACAGCGATTTCGGCGTTACGTCGAGCGACGAACTGGACTTTTATGTTTTGCGGATGGCTACGTGATTCAGTTTGAGGCATTTGAGGGGTTTATGGTTATTGTTTCGGAGGAATATTGCATCTTGTAGGTTGAGTTTGTGACTTAgtgaatacttttttttattaaaaaaggtGTCGGATTCGATTTAGTCAGTGTTAAATTTGATCTTTCGATTTTGATCAttaaaaatgcttaaaaaaactttctaTGGTGTTACCAATAATTTCTTTATCTGTTCCATAATACCCAACACGGAACATTACTTGCTCTTGTGTCTCTCAATTTGAATTGTTAAGCAgaagcaaatgcaaatgcttTAATGACTACCTTTAATGGACGTTTATTTCGTAAATAGTCTGACTAAAGATTTGAACGTTTTGGGTTGATCGGTTCCGTCCACCGATTTGCTCGTTGAGCGGAAATGCTGTCCGTGAAATGAATATTAGGCAAATGAGTTGTGACATCTCTTGCTTCGGTTGGTGATTTCCATGTCACTTTCGGTTGCCGCGTGTTGCATTCTAAACGtgatcaattattttaattcacaCCGAAAGAATGCGTCATTTGAAGCTACAGAGTCATTTGAATAATAAGTTTTAGCcaaattttaaatgttaaagaaaagaagacaaaagCCACTCTCACTGAAagcgtaaaaataaataccggATTAGAACGTTCATTCTTGCTGCAGATGAACCGGTTTGGTCGTGGCGAACTTGCTTCAATTCTTGACCTTCAGATTGTTGTACTGTTCCCGTTTAGATAAAATCGTCTGTGTTTaactgttgtttgttttctttttgaactCAGAAGATGCATCTTTTTTACGGTAATTATTATGTCCGTCTGTTTACCGGGAAGCAGTTTTGGTTCATAATTCGGCATAACTTTTTTTGCTAAACATTGCTGCTGCTCAATAGCCACATAAGACAAATCCATGTCGAGTCCAGTATCCGTTTTGagcgatatttttttttgttgctactcTTGGGGTTTTATAAGATTTGCATTATCATCATGAAGAATCTATTTATTTcctggtatttttttttaaatattacagTTGCTTTACAGCCAGCATAATGTTGCGCTAAATATTGGATGGAAAGATTGCTCGATTTTACGTAGAAGAagtattctacaaaaaaatgtatcctCCTGTGTCCTTGATCTTATGGCTAAGTACCTAACACCTCGGTTATGGCAGTGTTATAGATGTTACTATTAGGTTTTGGTGAGGCTTAACGTTCAGTTTGATCTATGCTGTATACAAGCAGGATGAATAAGGTTCTCAAAGAGTGgatcacccaaaaaaaaaaatctgttggACGCTGCTGAGGGCATTCAGCAGTCTCTTTGGTCGACAACGTGCTCGTCACCACAGAGGTAGGCCCGTCATACACACATTCTCAATGATTGGACATGGACGATTTCGTCTCCGCCACGTTATTATGTCAACATCGGAGATATTTAACCATTTTGACGAAATATTCGACTCAAGAATCTAGGTTTTCAATTCCAAAACTTATAACTAATGTACTCAATAATTTGGAAACAATTATAACAATACCTTCTGACAAACGACGTTCGGTGTCTAGGACTTCTCAATATAGTGGAAAATTGTTCATACTACCTATAAATTTTACTGTTCTAACCGATTTTTAAATCTTGCCTGAAAATGCTCAAATTTCTCGTCCTCAAGGCGCTTTCGTTTTGTGGCGCCGACTGTATCGACATTACATAGAATTAATAACACAATTTACAAAGGGAAGTTCTATCTGAACTCTCCCGTAAAGCTGCAGCTCCCACTCAGTATACAGATCAGGATGATTCACGAAGCACAATCTTCCTTGCTGAGTGATTGACTGACCTACAAAAGTCACTACGAGTCCCACAAAACACTCGCAATACCACGTCACGATGTCGCGTTATCGCCCTACCCTTTAAGAGTCATTGACTTGCCAGTTTCGTTTGTTACAGACAATTCAACATCAACAAGCGTTATCAAATGTGGGTTAAATAATCGTTCGCTAATCCAATGTTGTTCCTCTTTGGCTTACGTGCTCTTATCATGCGCGTttgtttacagttttttttttatctcacattttatttttacctctCGCTTCCGACTCCAGCAGAAGGCATTCGCCAACACCTTGCAGCAAGATGATCGTCAAGAAGCCACCGGCGACGGACGACGCATTTATCGAGAGCAATGTGGTTAAACGCTTTTCTCCACTGGCGCGTCAGGTGAGTGTGTAAACAGTGAGGTGAATTCATATGAAAGTTATTTATGGCACAGTCTCTCAGACTAGAAGACAAACAGAGGAAGATGAGAGCACTGTAAGCCTTTTGAATGTTTATTGTTCCTGCTTAGAGCTGTATGAGTGGTGTTCTAATCTTCCTTCCCGCCCCACCAGATACTGGCCGCCTCTGGTCCGATCATCAGCAGTGCAGCAGCCGGCATGACGAACGGCTTCTCCGCGATTCTTCTGCCACAGCTGCAACAACCGGGCAGCAAACTGTCGATCACCGAAGATCAAGCATCATGGATCGCGTCCATGGCTCCACTACCGATGGCTCTCGGCTGCATTCTCGGTGGTCTGCTAATGGAACGCTGTGGCCGCAAGTCAGCTCACCTGCTGCTCAACATATCGTTTGCCGTTGGTTGGTGCGTCCTGTCAATGGCCGGTAGCTATCCACAAATTCTTGCCGGACGCTTCATCACTGGCCTCAGCTGTGGGTTGGTTGGTCCACCGGCATCCGTCTACATTGCAGAAACGAGTGATCCTCGCTATCGTGGAATTCTTCTGGCCGGCGTTACGTTCGCCGTATCGGGTGGTATTCTTCTTGCCCATCTGTTCGGTACGTTCTTCCGGTGGCAAACGGCGGCACTGCTGTGTTCGCTATTTATGATCGTTGCCTATCTGCTGATGGTTGTTTCACCGGAAAGTCCTGCCTGGTTGCTTGCACGAGGGGCACGTGCAGAGGCAGAAGCATCATTCCACTGGTTGCGAGGGTTTGATCCAGCCAGTCGGCAGGAGTTCGATGCGATGGTGGCACGAACGGACCAGAACACGAACAATGAGAAAACCAACGAAATACAAGCGGACCAGCGGAACCGATCGCCTTATAAGCGACGAGAATTTCTTATGCCACTCGCCACGCTGCTCGTGTTCTTTGCGACGATGCAGTTTTCGGGCGTTAATATTGTCGCGTTCTACTCGATCGCGCTCATGAAGACTACGATCGGGAGCGATAGTTTGAACGAGTATCTTGCCATGCTGATCGTGGATCTGGTACGCGTGGTGACATCGCTCGTAGCCTGCATCCTGCTTCGCTCCGTCGGCCGTCGTCCACTGGCCATGGCGAGTGGGGTCGGAACGACGGTTTCGCTTATCGGGCTCTCGATCTTTCTCTACTTCCAAACGAGCATTCCACTGTACCGAAACTACTCCTGGCTATCGCTGATCTTTCTCATCAGCTACATCGTGTTCGTCGGGATCGGTCTCTTCCCGCTTCCCTGGTGTATGACGGGCGAAATTTTCCCCGTAGCAACGCGTGGCCTTGGTTCCGGACTTACCTCATCGTTtaatttcgtttgctttttcgctGTAATCAAAACGGGACCGACACTGTTTGCGACGGTTGGTATTAATGGAACCTTCCTGGTTTATGGGGTGATCTCACTGCTCGGGACACTGCTGCTGTACGTGATACTGCCGGAAACGAAAAACCGTACCTTGCAGGAGATAGAGGAACAGTTCCGACGGGGACGAAGGAAAGCAAAGGATGCGGAAGCGACGGCAGGGGTAGGTGAAGGAGGCGGCGGTTCTTCGGCATCATCAGCACGAATTGCAACCATATCTTAAGTGCATTTGTAGTAAAATTACCTACCATAATCATAGTGGTTCAGCTAGAAGGAGTTTTCGGATTAAATCGTATGCAAGTAGCATTATTTCATCTTTAACTactatttttagattttgtagtgttttgttattttgttaagTATTTTTTAAGGCGTTAACTTTTGTGTTCAGTGTTCAATAAACTAGCAAATACAATTAAGATTCTTGTATTTAggtgtttaaaattcttacaGGTAAGCTTCATGTTATTATAGAAAGCGCATTTctaatgttaaaaaattgaaGCTTTAAGTGCTGAAAACAAGCTAACAATCCCAGCCGGACCtttcccccatagtgaggaccaACCATCCAACTATCGTGGTAGTATTTCCTCGAAACAACATCGAATTTTGCTCAACtggtagaaaagaaaaactaaacaccACCAAGTGCATTGGGCTTTGCACACTTAGCGGTGCATAAGATGGTTAGAAATTATTGCTACCCGTTGGacccaacggtatgccggacgccaggatcggaccataaatgagcgagttatcgccgattttccatgggaatgttttgggttttccgcaataactgggcggggagcGAAGGggtcgggtcggggtgttcagcaaaaagatgcgcggcctcaagacgcatccaacggtatgctggacgccagggtcggaccaagaatgagcgagttatcgccgattttccatgggaatgttttggtttttccgcaaaaaGTGGGCGGGGATCGAAGGGGTCGGgtcgaggtgttcagcaaaaaggtgcgcggcctcaagacgcttccaacggtatgctggacgccagggtcggaccaagaatgagcgagttatcgccgattttccatgggaatgttttggtttttccgcaataactgggcggggagcGAAGGggtcgggtcggggtgttcagcaaaaaggtgcgcggcctcaagacgcttccaacggtatgctggacgccaggaacggaccaagaatgagcgagttatcgccgattttccagtgttttcctcaataactgggcgaggggatggatggatcgggttcgg encodes the following:
- the LOC126562072 gene encoding facilitated trehalose transporter Tret1-like, whose protein sequence is MIVKKPPATDDAFIESNVVKRFSPLARQILAASGPIISSAAAGMTNGFSAILLPQLQQPGSKLSITEDQASWIASMAPLPMALGCILGGLLMERCGRKSAHLLLNISFAVGWCVLSMAGSYPQILAGRFITGLSCGLVGPPASVYIAETSDPRYRGILLAGVTFAVSGGILLAHLFGTFFRWQTAALLCSLFMIVAYLLMVVSPESPAWLLARGARAEAEASFHWLRGFDPASRQEFDAMVARTDQNTNNEKTNEIQADQRNRSPYKRREFLMPLATLLVFFATMQFSGVNIVAFYSIALMKTTIGSDSLNEYLAMLIVDLVRVVTSLVACILLRSVGRRPLAMASGVGTTVSLIGLSIFLYFQTSIPLYRNYSWLSLIFLISYIVFVGIGLFPLPWCMTGEIFPVATRGLGSGLTSSFNFVCFFAVIKTGPTLFATVGINGTFLVYGVISLLGTLLLYVILPETKNRTLQEIEEQFRRGRRKAKDAEATAGVGEGGGGSSASSARIATIS